From a single Miscanthus floridulus cultivar M001 chromosome 8, ASM1932011v1, whole genome shotgun sequence genomic region:
- the LOC136477734 gene encoding uncharacterized protein — translation MGTSKCFLFMRILILTTMAISVAMNAAIIGALVTKRDCKFAELMRLPDIFLMLFVLLCFDFSIYLAFNLLWPARTSVDEKICSQVLLENGHDYKVGNKRNPLTDHLLGELEDTIKMVGIGHDPVLASEYETTLQEQVMVFDQQDETFDIGETPLSKKSKDHLGQTVGKETPVSEALHVDTTDSVSCHDSLFLSEHECNARNLILPYRQASTSESHSVKNMLAMINYLAVEGFANGEVVRDAVSTALSQQVAELISIRRKEINDTVRFCNEYASRMKSKVRVFFPSHHQFADILDDFWGNLFDLHGKLTEKGNAIRLDLLIGLDVEEIKSCPCYFDVLPGGNNMCPEHGNCTLPAVVAFRKRIMDSFLTEDPSLLKDEEVSYFAMENDQVQYEVPIGMGSPLEELNKMEVLVKKCPSQQVAQQASKTNVYFSYNELKGLLLTSFRACILNISHIKKADWLIDNRGGYDEKLVGLAAEMVIFGDIHPSGVFCPNAVVDPDGKIFNLCTSTLGCGDGCMWLPTLLISFGVWCISRIFEVLLSAKEPLLFGKYSRVLNRLQGILDPAFLRSVQPVSICPCTKTVPGARSVRMADGKRISVEAVLEMLMEVEATIFSAKHAEAYGREKTDLKSVLNRYKLLLSKVASQE, via the exons ATGGGCACCTCAAAGTGTTTCCTGTTTATGAGGATCCTTATCTTGACTACCATGGCTATATCAGTTGCCATGAATGCTGCAATCATTGGGGCACTGGTAACTAAGAGGGACTGCAAGTTTGCTGAGCTCATGAGACTCCCTGACATATTTCTTATGCTGTTTGTTCTGCTGTGCTTTGACTTTTCAATATATCTGGCATTCAATCTATTGTGGCCTGCAAGAACTTCAGTAGATGAGAAAATATGCTCACAGGTCTTGTTGGAAAATGGTCATGATTACAAAGTTGGCAACAAAAGGAACCCCTTAACAGATCATTTACTTGGAGAATTAGAAGATACTATCAAAATGGTGGGAATTGGGCATGACCCAGTTCTGGCCTCTGAATATGAAACTACTTTACAAGAGCAAGTCATGGTCTTCGATCAGCAGGATGAAACATTTGACATCGGAGAGACACCCTTGTCCAAGAAATCTAAGGATCATTTGGGTCAAACTGTTGGTAAAGAAACTCCTGTTTCTGAGGCCTTACATGTTGACACTACTGATTCTGTTTCATGCCATGATTCACTTTTCCTCTCTGAGCATGAATGTAATGCAAGGAATCTCATTCTTCCTTATAGACAAGCTTCAACTTCTGAGTCCCATTCAGTCAAGAATATGCTTGCCATGATAAATTATCTTGCTGTTGAAGGTTTTGCTAATGGAGAAGTTGTAAGGGATGCTGTTTCTACTGCCTTAAGTCAACAAGTTGCTGAATTGATATCCATAAGACGTAAAGAGATAAACGACACTGTGAGATTTTGTAATGAATATGCTAGTAGGATGAAATCAAAAGTTCGAGTGTTTTTTCCTTCACACCACCAGTTTGCTGACATTCTTGATGACTTCTGGGGGAATTTGTTTGACCTGCATGGTAAATTGACAGAAAAAGGTAATGCCATAAGGTTGGACCTTCTTATTGGGCTGGATGTTGAGGAGATCAAAAGCTGCCCGTGCTATTTTGATGTACTACCTGGAGGTAATAACATGTGCCCTGAACATGGAAATTGCACATTGCCTGCTGTTGTGGCGTTCAGAAAGCGCATCATGGACTCATTCCTCACGGAGGATCCTAGTCTATTGAAGGATGAGGAAGTATCATATTTTGCTATGGAAAATGATCAAGTACAATATGAAGTTCCCATTGGCATGGGAAGTCCATTGGAGGAGCTGAACAAAATGGAAGTTTTGGTTAAAAAATGTCCATCACAGCAAGTAGCTCAACAGGCTTCCAAGACAAATGTTTATTTCTCCTACAATGAATTGAAAGGGCTACTCTTGACTTCTTTTCGGGCTTGTATTCTGAATATATCGCATATTAAGAAAGCTGATTGGCTGATTGATAACAGAGGTGGGTATGATGAGAAGCTAGTAGGCTTGGCTGCTGAAATGGTGATATTTGGAGATATACATCCAAGCGGGGTATTCTGTCCGAATGCAGTAGTTGATCCTGATGGTAAAATATTCAACCTGTGCACCTCAACCCTTGGTTGTGGAGATGGATGTATGTGGCTACCTACTCTCCTTATTAGCTTTGGTGTTTGGTGCATTTCTAGAATATTTGAAGTGCTTCTTTCGGCAAAGGAACCTTTGCTTTTTGGGAAGTATAGTAGGGTTCTCAATCGCCTTCAG GGTATTCTGGATCCAGCATTCTTGAGGTCTGTTCAACCTGTTTCCATATGTCCATGCACCAAAACCGTTCCTGGTGCGAGAAGTGTGAGAATGGCCGATGGAAAACGTATCAGTGTAGAAGCTGTGTTGGAGATGCTGATGGAAGTTGAGGCCACCATATTTAGTGCGAAGCACGCTGAAGCCTATGGCAGGGAGAAGACAGACCTGAAATCTGTTCTGAACCGCTATAAACTCCTGCTCTCCAAGGTGGCATCTCAGGAGTAG